A genomic stretch from Luteolibacter flavescens includes:
- the rpsJ gene encoding 30S ribosomal protein S10, with product MENQKIRIRLRAFDHRAIDRSAAEIVETAKRTGAKVAGPIPLPTRIEKFSVNRSVHVNKKSAEQFEIRTHKRVLDIVDPTARTVDELKKLNLPAGVDIAIRI from the coding sequence ATGGAAAACCAGAAGATCCGCATCCGCCTGCGCGCTTTCGACCACCGCGCCATCGACCGCTCCGCCGCGGAGATCGTCGAAACCGCCAAGCGCACCGGTGCCAAGGTGGCAGGCCCTATCCCGCTCCCGACCCGCATTGAGAAGTTCAGCGTGAACCGCTCCGTGCACGTCAACAAGAAGTCCGCCGAGCAGTTCGAGATCCGCACCCACAAGCGCGTGCTCGACATCGTCGATCCCACCGCCCGCACCGTGGACGAGCTGAAGAAGCTCAATCTTCCCGCCGGTGTAGACATCGCCATCCGCATCTGA
- the rplC gene encoding 50S ribosomal protein L3, with product MSLGLLGKKLGMTRLFDEKSQAMIPVTVIEVGGNTCLQVKTVEKDGYSAVQVGYGDKKEFRTDKPSLGHFKKYGSTPKYKVQEFRFPADQAAPDTHTGMDTFTAGQWVDVIGTTKGRGFQGAVKRHGFGGLKMTHGSMMHRRTGAIGCRSTPGRVWKNQKMPGHMGDVPRTTQNLKVVAVRPEDGVILISGAVPGAKGGYVTIRPAKKKTAAA from the coding sequence ATGTCTCTCGGACTTCTCGGCAAAAAGCTCGGTATGACCCGCCTCTTCGATGAGAAGAGCCAGGCCATGATCCCCGTCACCGTCATCGAAGTGGGTGGCAACACCTGCCTGCAGGTCAAGACCGTCGAAAAGGACGGCTACTCCGCCGTCCAGGTCGGCTACGGTGACAAGAAGGAATTCCGCACGGACAAGCCTTCCCTCGGTCACTTCAAGAAGTACGGCTCCACGCCGAAGTACAAGGTGCAGGAGTTCCGCTTCCCGGCCGACCAAGCTGCCCCGGACACCCACACCGGCATGGACACCTTCACGGCCGGTCAGTGGGTCGACGTGATCGGCACCACCAAGGGCCGCGGCTTCCAGGGTGCTGTGAAGCGCCACGGCTTCGGCGGTCTCAAGATGACCCACGGCTCCATGATGCACCGCCGGACCGGCGCCATCGGCTGCCGCTCCACCCCGGGCCGCGTCTGGAAGAACCAGAAGATGCCCGGACACATGGGCGACGTGCCACGCACCACCCAGAACCTCAAGGTCGTCGCCGTGCGTCCTGAGGACGGTGTGATCCTCATCTCCGGTGCCGTCCCCGGTGCCAAGGGTGGCTACGTCACCATCCGCCCCGCCAAGAAGAAGACCGCCGCCGCCTGA
- the rplD gene encoding 50S ribosomal protein L4: MPAKTFTADAAQSANILLAEADKGAQAVHDLVTAYRANRRTGSANSKTRGEVRGNNKKIYKQKGTGNARHGDKRAPIFVGGGVVFGPRPRDYSKHVPKNVRKLALRRVLGDIVRDETAKVLPSFSIADGKTKSFISAVSADAEPKKVLIVAKSFDEKTYLSARNVAWAQLVTADSVNVEELLHANTVLLVEDALETLAKRTA; encoded by the coding sequence ATGCCCGCGAAAACTTTCACCGCTGACGCCGCGCAGAGCGCGAACATCCTGCTCGCCGAAGCCGACAAGGGCGCCCAGGCCGTGCACGATCTCGTCACCGCCTACCGCGCCAACCGCCGCACCGGGTCCGCCAACTCGAAGACCCGTGGCGAAGTCCGCGGTAACAACAAGAAGATCTACAAGCAGAAGGGCACCGGCAACGCCCGTCACGGCGACAAGCGCGCCCCGATCTTCGTCGGTGGTGGCGTGGTCTTCGGCCCGCGTCCCCGCGACTACTCGAAGCACGTCCCGAAGAACGTCCGTAAGCTCGCCCTGCGCCGTGTCCTCGGTGACATCGTCCGCGACGAGACCGCCAAGGTCCTTCCTTCCTTCTCCATCGCCGATGGCAAGACGAAGTCCTTCATCTCCGCCGTCTCCGCAGACGCCGAGCCGAAGAAGGTGCTCATCGTCGCCAAGAGCTTCGACGAGAAGACCTACCTCTCCGCCCGCAACGTCGCCTGGGCCCAGCTCGTCACCGCCGACAGCGTGAACGTCGAGGAACTCCTCCACGCCAATACCGTGCTGCTCGTCGAGGACGCCCTCGAGACCCTCGCCAAGCGCACCGCCTAA
- the rplW gene encoding 50S ribosomal protein L23, with protein sequence MKDIYQVIKNVRLSEKATMLQETNNEVVLEVNRDANKLDIKRAVETLLGKKVAAVRTANFAGKAKRRRRADEGRTNHWKKAIVRLKEGETLDLV encoded by the coding sequence ATGAAAGACATCTACCAAGTCATCAAGAACGTCCGCCTCAGCGAGAAGGCCACCATGCTCCAGGAGACCAACAATGAGGTCGTCCTCGAGGTGAACCGCGACGCCAACAAGCTCGATATCAAGCGTGCCGTCGAAACCCTGCTGGGCAAGAAGGTCGCCGCCGTCCGCACCGCCAACTTCGCAGGCAAGGCCAAGCGCCGCCGCCGTGCCGATGAAGGCCGCACCAACCACTGGAAGAAGGCCATCGTCCGCCTCAAGGAAGGCGAAACGCTCGACCTCGTCTGA
- the rplB gene encoding 50S ribosomal protein L2, which translates to MPLKEFTPNTPSERYKVLPSFDEITKHKPEKSLLTPLKRSGGRNNTGRITTRHIGGGHKRHYRLVDFKRGKYDVAATVVGIEYDPNRTCRIALIQYSDGVKSYILAPAGLEVGATVTSGEKAAPKVGNAMPLKSVPLGTAIHNIELIPGNGGKVARAAGQQAVLSNREGGWALVKMPSGEIRRFNENCFCTIGTVGNRDHMNEVSGKAGRTRWQGVRPTVRGMCMNPVDHPNGGGEGKSKSGGGRQHLLSPWGHAKGQKTRKPKKQTSTFIVESRHAKKKR; encoded by the coding sequence ATGCCTCTCAAGGAGTTCACACCCAATACCCCGTCCGAACGCTACAAGGTGCTCCCGTCCTTCGACGAGATCACCAAGCACAAGCCGGAGAAGAGCCTTCTGACCCCGCTCAAGAGGAGCGGCGGCCGCAACAACACCGGCCGCATCACCACCCGCCACATCGGCGGTGGTCACAAGCGCCACTACCGTCTGGTCGACTTCAAGCGCGGCAAGTACGACGTCGCCGCCACCGTGGTCGGCATCGAGTACGATCCGAACCGCACCTGCCGCATCGCCCTCATCCAGTACAGTGACGGCGTGAAGAGCTACATCCTCGCCCCTGCGGGCCTGGAAGTCGGCGCGACCGTCACCTCCGGTGAAAAGGCCGCTCCGAAGGTGGGCAACGCAATGCCGCTCAAGAGCGTCCCGCTCGGCACCGCGATCCACAACATCGAGCTCATCCCGGGCAACGGTGGCAAGGTCGCCCGCGCCGCCGGCCAGCAGGCCGTGCTCTCCAACCGCGAAGGCGGCTGGGCGCTGGTCAAGATGCCTTCCGGTGAGATCCGCCGCTTCAACGAGAACTGCTTCTGCACGATCGGCACCGTCGGCAACCGCGATCACATGAACGAGGTGTCCGGCAAGGCTGGCCGCACCCGCTGGCAGGGCGTCCGCCCGACCGTCCGCGGCATGTGCATGAACCCCGTCGACCACCCGAACGGTGGTGGTGAGGGCAAGTCGAAGTCCGGTGGTGGTCGCCAGCACCTTCTCAGCCCCTGGGGCCACGCGAAGGGACAAAAGACCCGCAAGCCGAAGAAGCAGACCTCGACCTTCATCGTCGAAAGCCGCCACGCCAAGAAGAAGCGCTAA
- the rpsS gene encoding 30S ribosomal protein S19 produces MPRSLKKGPYIDQKLLAKIDAATASGDKKPIKTWSRASMITPDFVNLTFAVHNGKTFVPVHVSENMVGHKLGEFAQTRLFKQHGGIGKK; encoded by the coding sequence ATGCCACGCTCTCTCAAGAAGGGTCCGTACATCGACCAGAAGCTTCTGGCCAAGATCGACGCCGCCACCGCCTCCGGTGACAAGAAGCCGATCAAGACCTGGAGCCGCGCCTCGATGATCACGCCTGACTTCGTCAACCTGACCTTCGCCGTCCACAATGGCAAAACCTTCGTTCCGGTGCACGTCTCCGAGAACATGGTTGGCCACAAGCTCGGTGAATTTGCCCAGACCCGCCTGTTCAAGCAGCACGGCGGTATCGGCAAGAAGTAA